In Marinomonas posidonica IVIA-Po-181, a single window of DNA contains:
- a CDS encoding heavy metal translocating P-type ATPase yields the protein MTDANNDKVFLSVYGMSCQGCIRKIREQIQAISPNAEVIGEPKANHLEVLSDLNLVQIQGAVEQAGFSISENEPKQEANTLSSSDHAELEKQSIERETIQAVDYQIAISGMTCAGCVNTVQSALAKVDGTKKVEVNFASHLAQVSSSARYQDLLTAISDAGYQGELVTDAQQNAEQKMAKDAKEYRHKITSSLMGLSLGVPLMLYSLLGGSMKVSSLIEQFVWFFIGSVCALIMYFAGRHYFISAWKAVRSHHANMDLLIAIGTGSAWLYSMFVVLFPDFLPTNIRHLYFEAAVMIIGLINLGQALEVKARSKTNQALQKLLDLAPKQAILVRGGQDVQVPVAHVNVGDALRLRSGDAVPVDGKVVEGQSYLNEAMLTGESVPVHKTIGDLVKAGTINTNGSLVIKVLKTGKQTQLAKIVDMVSRAQNSKPPISHLADKVSAVFVPSVIIIAILTALAWFNFADADDYSYMLVTAVSVLIIACPCALGLATPISTMIGVGKAAEVGGLIRNGEALQVASNIDCLVFDKTGTITQGKPCVTKVDYFNEQAQYEFINSLVKSLESKVSHPLAHALLEYIDRQGSKQTTDKGSVDHITLSEYENLPGLGVRGRYQNDWYYLGNEKLLNQAGLSVLPSVNTEEAGSHVYLFSSDTLLSHYLLQDPIQESAANALKNLKRMGVKLIMLTGDQKLNTSQVAAQLDLDEYHAELLPEDKLEWIKSLQHQGNVVGMIGDGINDAPALAQADVGFAMGEGTDVAMESADVTLLHNNLNALADVISVSKASIRNIKQNLWGAFAYNTLGIPIAAGLLYPITGWLLSPIIAGVAMSLSSVTVVLNANRLRQVVKKQLKGIEHAH from the coding sequence ATGACGGATGCAAATAACGATAAAGTGTTTTTGTCTGTTTATGGTATGAGCTGCCAAGGCTGTATTCGAAAAATCCGCGAACAGATTCAAGCAATAAGCCCGAATGCTGAGGTGATTGGTGAGCCAAAGGCTAATCATTTAGAGGTTTTATCGGATTTAAACTTGGTGCAAATTCAGGGAGCAGTTGAGCAAGCAGGGTTTTCAATAAGCGAAAATGAACCAAAGCAAGAAGCAAATACTTTGTCATCGAGTGATCATGCTGAATTGGAAAAGCAGTCCATAGAACGAGAGACAATACAGGCAGTGGATTATCAAATTGCGATCTCGGGAATGACTTGTGCAGGTTGTGTGAATACCGTTCAGTCAGCGTTAGCCAAAGTTGATGGTACCAAAAAGGTTGAGGTGAATTTTGCCAGTCACCTTGCTCAAGTGTCCAGTTCTGCCCGTTATCAAGACTTGTTGACGGCGATAAGTGATGCAGGTTATCAAGGTGAGTTAGTGACTGATGCGCAACAGAATGCAGAACAAAAAATGGCTAAGGATGCTAAAGAATATCGTCACAAAATCACCTCATCCTTAATGGGGCTTTCCCTTGGCGTACCACTTATGTTGTACAGTCTATTAGGTGGAAGCATGAAAGTGAGCTCGCTCATCGAGCAGTTTGTTTGGTTTTTCATTGGCTCTGTATGTGCGCTTATCATGTATTTCGCAGGCAGACATTATTTCATAAGTGCATGGAAAGCGGTGCGCTCACATCATGCCAATATGGATTTGTTAATCGCCATTGGTACTGGTAGTGCTTGGTTATATTCTATGTTTGTGGTGTTGTTTCCAGACTTTTTGCCAACGAATATTCGGCATTTGTATTTTGAAGCCGCGGTGATGATTATTGGTTTAATCAATCTTGGTCAGGCGCTTGAGGTCAAAGCGAGAAGCAAAACCAACCAAGCACTGCAGAAATTGTTAGATCTAGCCCCCAAACAAGCCATTCTTGTTCGTGGTGGACAGGATGTTCAGGTCCCTGTTGCACATGTAAATGTGGGGGATGCACTCCGATTGCGCTCCGGCGATGCGGTACCTGTTGATGGCAAGGTTGTAGAAGGGCAATCCTATTTAAATGAAGCCATGTTAACGGGTGAATCCGTTCCAGTTCACAAAACCATAGGGGATTTAGTCAAAGCTGGCACCATTAATACCAATGGTAGCCTAGTAATTAAAGTGCTTAAAACAGGCAAACAAACTCAACTGGCTAAGATAGTTGATATGGTCAGTCGCGCACAAAACTCAAAACCGCCGATCAGTCATTTGGCGGATAAAGTCTCTGCAGTTTTTGTTCCAAGCGTGATCATCATCGCCATATTGACTGCATTGGCTTGGTTTAACTTTGCAGATGCCGATGATTATTCCTATATGTTAGTGACGGCTGTTTCGGTGCTAATTATTGCTTGTCCATGTGCGCTTGGATTGGCGACACCAATTTCAACTATGATTGGGGTAGGCAAAGCCGCAGAGGTTGGCGGATTGATTCGTAATGGTGAAGCGTTACAGGTAGCAAGTAACATTGACTGCCTAGTTTTCGATAAAACTGGCACCATTACGCAAGGAAAACCCTGTGTTACCAAGGTTGATTACTTTAATGAGCAAGCTCAATATGAATTTATTAATTCTTTGGTTAAATCCCTTGAAAGCAAAGTAAGCCATCCGTTAGCTCATGCTTTACTTGAATACATTGATCGACAAGGCTCAAAACAAACCACAGATAAAGGCTCAGTTGATCACATCACATTGAGTGAATATGAAAACTTGCCAGGTTTAGGGGTTCGTGGTCGATATCAAAATGACTGGTATTACCTTGGTAATGAAAAGCTGCTTAACCAAGCAGGCCTTTCTGTACTGCCGTCAGTTAATACAGAGGAGGCGGGTAGTCATGTTTACTTGTTTTCGAGTGACACATTGCTAAGCCATTATTTGTTACAAGATCCGATTCAAGAAAGTGCCGCTAATGCATTGAAAAACCTTAAACGCATGGGCGTAAAATTGATAATGCTGACCGGCGATCAAAAATTGAACACATCACAGGTTGCTGCTCAATTAGACTTAGATGAGTATCACGCAGAATTGCTACCTGAAGACAAATTAGAATGGATTAAGTCTCTACAGCATCAAGGGAATGTTGTTGGCATGATAGGCGATGGTATTAATGATGCACCTGCATTAGCACAGGCAGATGTGGGCTTTGCCATGGGCGAAGGAACGGATGTGGCCATGGAAAGCGCGGATGTCACCTTATTGCATAATAACCTTAATGCCTTGGCAGATGTGATTTCTGTGAGTAAAGCAAGCATTCGTAATATCAAACAAAACCTCTGGGGGGCCTTTGCTTACAACACATTAGGGATACCTATTGCTGCAGGCTTGTTGTATCCCATAACGGGTTGGTTATTGAGCCCAATTATTGCTGGTGTGGCCATGTCGTTATCGTCCGTCACAGTCGTATTGAATGCTAATCGACTTAGACAGGTGGTTAAAAAGCAATTAAAGGGTATTGAGCATGCTCATTAA
- the yjjG gene encoding pyrimidine 5'-nucleotidase, with product MKYQWVLFDADETLFHFDNFSGLKRMFSQYGVTFEKDDFQAYQNINKPLWVDYQNGDISALELQTRRFDSWSDKLNVSSNQLNQEFLNAMAEICQTLPGADELVKSLHQSGVKMAIITNGFTQLQEIRLQKTGMSQYFEHLIISEQVGVAKPDARIFEYAFDKMSQPSKENVLMVGDTLESDILGGNQFGVDTCWLNHHKLDEHETIKPTYTVNHLAELKNHL from the coding sequence ATGAAGTATCAGTGGGTACTATTTGACGCCGACGAAACCTTATTTCACTTCGATAACTTTTCAGGCCTGAAACGCATGTTCAGCCAGTATGGCGTAACCTTTGAAAAAGACGATTTTCAAGCCTACCAAAACATCAACAAGCCACTTTGGGTGGATTATCAGAACGGTGATATCAGCGCCTTAGAGCTGCAAACCAGACGATTCGATTCCTGGTCAGATAAACTCAACGTAAGTTCGAATCAGCTCAATCAAGAGTTTCTCAATGCCATGGCGGAGATTTGTCAGACATTACCTGGAGCAGATGAACTGGTCAAAAGCCTTCATCAATCAGGCGTTAAAATGGCCATCATCACCAATGGTTTTACTCAGTTACAAGAAATTCGCCTTCAAAAAACCGGTATGAGTCAATATTTTGAACACCTAATCATTTCAGAGCAAGTTGGTGTAGCTAAGCCAGACGCAAGAATATTCGAATACGCTTTTGATAAGATGTCGCAACCAAGCAAAGAAAACGTACTCATGGTTGGCGATACGCTGGAATCTGACATCTTGGGAGGTAACCAGTTTGGTGTCGACACATGCTGGTTGAATCATCACAAACTCGATGAGCATGAAACCATTAAGCCAACGTATACCGTTAATCATCTAGCCGAACTGAAGAATCATCTATAG
- the yjjX gene encoding inosine/xanthosine triphosphatase, translated as MTSVIRIQVGSSNPVKVAAAKQAFEQCHPDHIIHCEGRSAPSGVADQPMTESETRLGAVNRALTCQQDDINQQFDFYISMEGGVDQFEEGAATFAYIAIVDQNDTQHIGRTANLPLPDQIFKRLQNREELGPIMDEVFNTQNIRQKGGAIGLFTNHAATRQSVYSQAIILALAPILHPQHF; from the coding sequence ATGACTTCCGTGATTCGCATTCAAGTTGGCTCAAGCAATCCTGTAAAAGTCGCCGCGGCCAAGCAGGCTTTTGAACAATGTCATCCTGATCATATTATTCATTGTGAAGGTCGGTCGGCACCATCAGGTGTAGCGGATCAGCCAATGACAGAGTCAGAAACACGTCTTGGCGCGGTTAATAGAGCATTAACTTGCCAACAAGACGACATCAACCAGCAATTCGATTTTTATATTTCCATGGAAGGCGGCGTTGATCAATTTGAGGAGGGCGCTGCAACCTTTGCCTATATTGCAATTGTTGATCAAAATGACACCCAGCATATAGGCCGAACCGCTAATTTGCCACTTCCAGATCAAATATTTAAACGACTTCAAAACCGAGAAGAATTGGGGCCAATAATGGATGAAGTGTTTAACACACAAAACATTCGTCAAAAAGGCGGCGCCATCGGACTGTTTACCAATCATGCTGCAACGAGGCAAAGCGTTTATTCACAAGCCATTATTTTAGCCTTGGCACCGATTTTACATCCTCAACACTTTTAA
- the aroC gene encoding chorismate synthase, producing MSGNTFGTLFKVTTFGESHGLALGAIVDGCPPGIEICEADLQRDLDLRKPGTSKHTTQRREADEVKILSGVFEGKTTGTPIGLLIENTDQRSKDYGNIANTFRPAHADYTYDQKYGFRDYRGGGRSSARETAMRVAAGAIAKKYLKQTFGIEIQGYLSQLGPIKLAVKDLSQVYDNSFFSPDPDAIPELETYMTALRREGDSIGAKITVIAKNVMPGLGAPVFDRLDADIAKAMMGINAVKGVEIGDGFDVIEQKGSQHRDEMTPEGFLTNHAGGVLGGISSGQDIVVNMALKPTSSITTPGKSIDRDGNAIDVITKGRHDPCVGIRATPIAEAMLAITLIDHLLRHRGQNADVMCPTPIIKGQA from the coding sequence ATGTCAGGCAATACGTTCGGAACCCTATTTAAAGTCACCACATTTGGTGAAAGTCATGGCTTAGCATTAGGCGCTATCGTAGATGGTTGCCCACCAGGTATTGAAATCTGCGAAGCCGATTTACAACGCGATCTGGATCTTAGAAAACCCGGCACGTCAAAACACACGACACAGCGACGTGAAGCAGACGAAGTCAAAATTTTATCCGGTGTGTTTGAAGGAAAAACGACCGGCACACCGATTGGATTGTTGATTGAAAACACCGATCAGCGCTCAAAAGATTATGGCAACATCGCCAATACTTTTAGACCAGCACATGCCGACTACACTTATGATCAAAAGTACGGTTTCCGAGATTATCGAGGTGGCGGTCGCTCTTCGGCCCGCGAAACAGCCATGCGAGTTGCGGCTGGTGCCATCGCCAAAAAATACCTGAAACAAACTTTCGGCATCGAAATACAAGGCTATTTGTCGCAGCTAGGTCCCATCAAACTGGCGGTTAAAGATCTATCTCAAGTCTATGACAACAGCTTCTTTAGCCCAGACCCAGACGCCATTCCAGAATTGGAAACTTATATGACAGCCCTTCGCCGAGAAGGTGATTCGATTGGCGCTAAAATTACGGTAATCGCCAAGAATGTTATGCCAGGACTCGGTGCACCCGTATTTGATCGTTTGGATGCAGACATCGCTAAGGCCATGATGGGCATCAATGCGGTTAAAGGGGTTGAAATTGGAGATGGTTTCGATGTCATTGAGCAAAAAGGCAGTCAACATAGAGACGAGATGACACCAGAAGGCTTCCTGACAAACCATGCTGGCGGTGTATTGGGTGGCATTTCTTCAGGACAAGACATTGTCGTGAACATGGCATTAAAACCAACCTCCAGCATCACCACACCTGGCAAAAGTATTGACCGTGATGGCAATGCCATTGACGTCATTACTAAGGGACGTCACGATCCTTGTGTCGGCATTCGTGCGACACCAATCGCAGAAGCTATGTTAGCCATCACGCTCATTGACCACTTGCTTCGTCACCGAGGTCAAAATGCCGATGTAATGTGCCCAACACCTATCATTAAAGGGCAAGCGTAG
- the prmB gene encoding 50S ribosomal protein L3 N(5)-glutamine methyltransferase: MSRKQTAIRDLHSIKDFIRWTFTRFQNANLFYGHGTDNAWDEAVQLVMGALKLPLDFDRDMLDCTLTQNEKKHILKLVHRRINQREPLPYLLGEAWFMGLPFHVTKDTLIPRSPILSLLETEFSPWLMHYPFNILDMCTGSGCLGIAAALIFEDSEVDLSDISDAALTVAQQNIHRHDVDDRVQTIHSDMFAGLENKQYDLIICNPPYVDQDDFQSAPEEFHNEPEIALTSGEDGLDFTHQFLSQAAHYLNDDGILVYEVGNSEVALQAAYPDTPFMWMELEQGGNGVFILTKEQLIELLNE; the protein is encoded by the coding sequence ATGAGCCGTAAACAAACAGCCATTCGCGATTTACACAGCATCAAAGACTTCATTAGATGGACTTTTACGCGCTTTCAAAATGCCAATTTATTTTATGGACATGGTACCGACAACGCTTGGGATGAAGCCGTCCAGTTGGTTATGGGGGCACTCAAACTGCCACTGGACTTTGATCGCGACATGTTGGATTGCACATTAACGCAAAATGAAAAAAAACACATACTCAAATTGGTTCATCGTCGAATCAATCAACGAGAACCCTTGCCTTATTTATTAGGTGAAGCTTGGTTCATGGGCTTACCTTTTCACGTTACCAAAGATACTCTCATCCCAAGGTCGCCCATATTATCGTTACTTGAGACCGAGTTTTCCCCCTGGTTGATGCATTACCCATTCAATATCTTGGACATGTGCACTGGCTCCGGTTGCCTTGGTATTGCGGCAGCCTTAATCTTTGAGGATTCAGAGGTTGATCTGAGCGACATCAGTGACGCCGCTTTAACCGTCGCACAGCAGAACATTCATCGCCATGACGTTGACGATCGAGTTCAAACCATTCATTCAGATATGTTTGCAGGGCTAGAAAATAAGCAATACGACCTCATCATTTGCAACCCGCCCTATGTCGATCAAGATGATTTTCAGAGCGCACCTGAAGAGTTTCATAATGAACCTGAAATCGCACTAACATCAGGTGAAGATGGTTTGGATTTTACGCATCAGTTTTTATCGCAAGCTGCACATTACTTAAATGATGATGGCATTCTGGTGTACGAAGTTGGCAATTCTGAAGTGGCATTGCAAGCCGCATACCCTGACACACCATTTATGTGGATGGAACTGGAACAGGGCGGTAATGGCGTATTCATTTTGACCAAAGAACAATTAATCGAATTATTAAACGAGTAG
- the sppA gene encoding signal peptide peptidase SppA produces MSWTEEEDKAAKHNQPTIKAESKSQQQGIDANNEIWTLLEKTLLENMVEKRRARRWKIFFRFTTLAIFVGIFAAWFTRAELSDMQIQGDTVAIIEMQGIIGAEADIESSEMVSLLDSAYRSNKLQGVIIEMNSPGGSPVHSGIIYDAIRNKQAVYPDIPILVVVEDMAASGGYYIASAATEIYANQASLVGSIGVISAGFEASELLEKIGVERRVFTAGRNKAFLDPFTPMTDEAALKWQSVLNETHQQFIDAVKAGRKDRLTITDDVFSGIIFTGTQAEKIGLIDGLASINQLLETRFPNASPVVFEPKEEPLKELAKELGVEFAVKAMNQFQWQ; encoded by the coding sequence ATGAGTTGGACGGAAGAAGAAGACAAGGCAGCGAAGCACAATCAACCTACCATCAAGGCAGAAAGTAAATCACAACAACAGGGCATTGATGCAAACAACGAAATTTGGACTTTGCTAGAGAAAACCTTGCTTGAAAACATGGTTGAAAAGAGGCGAGCAAGACGCTGGAAAATCTTCTTCCGATTTACCACTCTAGCCATCTTTGTTGGTATATTCGCCGCTTGGTTTACTCGTGCCGAATTGAGCGATATGCAAATACAAGGGGATACCGTCGCCATTATTGAGATGCAAGGTATCATTGGTGCCGAGGCCGATATTGAATCTTCCGAAATGGTGTCTTTATTGGACAGCGCTTACCGCAGCAATAAATTGCAGGGCGTTATCATCGAAATGAACAGTCCTGGTGGCAGCCCAGTACATTCAGGCATTATTTATGATGCAATCCGCAACAAACAAGCAGTTTATCCTGATATTCCTATTCTAGTGGTTGTCGAAGACATGGCCGCATCGGGCGGATATTACATTGCGTCTGCAGCAACGGAAATCTATGCCAATCAAGCCAGTTTAGTGGGTTCTATCGGAGTCATTTCCGCCGGTTTTGAGGCATCAGAGTTGTTAGAGAAAATTGGCGTAGAACGTCGAGTCTTTACAGCAGGTCGAAATAAAGCCTTTCTTGATCCATTTACCCCTATGACAGATGAAGCAGCACTAAAATGGCAGTCTGTTTTAAACGAGACTCACCAGCAATTTATCGATGCAGTTAAAGCAGGTCGTAAAGATCGACTAACCATCACGGATGATGTTTTTTCAGGCATTATCTTTACAGGTACTCAAGCAGAAAAGATCGGATTAATTGACGGTCTGGCAAGTATCAATCAATTGCTTGAAACTCGCTTCCCAAATGCCAGCCCCGTCGTGTTCGAACCCAAGGAAGAGCCTTTAAAAGAATTGGCAAAAGAACTGGGAGTGGAATTTGCCGTCAAAGCCATGAACCAGTTTCAGTGGCAATAA
- a CDS encoding MaoC family dehydratase: protein MNSGLTLEELSLDQTVEYRKTVTQQDVHAFAEVTGDTNPVHLDADYAATTSFGQPIAHGMLTAGFISAAIGTQLPGPGCIYLEQTLKFRSPVFIGQEVVTKITVADINERRRRVTLKTVCECEGKAVVTGEATIMLPAAK from the coding sequence ATGAATTCAGGCTTGACGTTAGAAGAATTGTCATTAGATCAAACTGTTGAATATAGAAAAACGGTGACGCAACAAGATGTTCATGCATTTGCTGAAGTAACGGGAGACACAAACCCTGTGCATTTAGATGCTGATTATGCGGCCACTACCTCTTTTGGACAGCCCATTGCGCATGGCATGCTTACTGCGGGCTTTATCTCAGCAGCCATTGGCACACAATTACCTGGACCGGGTTGCATATATTTGGAGCAAACTCTGAAGTTTCGGTCTCCAGTGTTTATTGGTCAAGAAGTCGTCACAAAAATTACCGTCGCTGATATTAATGAGCGTCGTCGCCGTGTGACATTGAAAACCGTTTGTGAGTGTGAAGGAAAAGCGGTCGTGACAGGTGAAGCAACTATTATGTTGCCAGCGGCTAAATAG
- the sdhD gene encoding succinate dehydrogenase, hydrophobic membrane anchor protein, which yields MAISAADKARSGTKEWLFQRISNALICLWAIITVILLIDHQPTSLADFSALLAPIWYKALSSVVLILAAFNSVLAGWQISTDYVKGVAINLIFNLLVRLISLAYLVVGLYVLWGLS from the coding sequence ATGGCTATAAGTGCAGCAGATAAAGCCAGAAGTGGCACTAAAGAGTGGTTGTTTCAACGTATATCAAATGCCTTAATTTGTCTTTGGGCAATCATTACGGTGATTTTACTTATTGATCATCAACCAACTAGTCTAGCGGATTTTTCTGCTTTGCTTGCGCCTATTTGGTACAAGGCTTTGTCGAGTGTTGTGCTGATTCTAGCGGCTTTCAATTCAGTGCTGGCTGGTTGGCAAATAAGCACCGACTACGTTAAAGGTGTTGCGATCAATCTAATCTTCAATCTTTTAGTTCGATTGATAAGTTTGGCGTACCTAGTGGTTGGCTTGTATGTTTTGTGGGGATTAAGCTAG
- the sdhC gene encoding succinate dehydrogenase, cytochrome b556 subunit, translated as MSKARPINLDLKTIRLPITAIASILHRISAVIIWVGLGMSLTAGYFSLQSDDSFNLVYNFMTDHVVGQFVVWGILTALGYYVVATIKHIIQDFGHFEELESGMFVSKLAIAVGIVLSILSGVWVWL; from the coding sequence ATGAGCAAAGCTCGACCGATCAACCTAGATCTGAAGACTATTCGCCTGCCGATTACGGCTATCGCCTCTATCCTGCATCGCATCTCAGCCGTCATCATTTGGGTTGGCTTGGGCATGTCACTGACAGCAGGTTACTTCTCTTTGCAGTCTGACGACAGCTTTAACTTAGTTTACAACTTCATGACTGATCACGTTGTTGGTCAATTTGTTGTCTGGGGTATTCTGACAGCACTAGGTTATTATGTGGTCGCTACAATAAAACATATTATCCAAGACTTTGGACACTTTGAAGAACTAGAAAGTGGCATGTTCGTTTCCAAACTTGCTATTGCAGTTGGCATTGTATTAAGTATTTTATCGGGAGTTTGGGTATGGCTATAA
- the adhP gene encoding alcohol dehydrogenase AdhP, translated as MKAAVANQFGNILKIEEVAKPQISSHQVLVKIHACGVCHTDLHACHGDWPVKPSLPLIPGHEGVGEIVEIGANVQHLNIGDRVGIPWLYSACGHCEYCLSGDENLCLSQQNAGYSVDGGYAEYCAAHADYVIKVPDGLSYVDAAPLFCAGVTTYKALKVSQAKPGNWVAIFGIGGLGHLAVQYAAAMGLRVVAVDTGDAKRQLATKLGAEQYFDFKTDNVVDEILNLTGGVHATVCTAVSKAGFRQSYDVVRRGGKCVLVGLPPEDMPLPIFNTVLNGVSVVGSIVGTRKDLEECLEFAARGKVKAIIEEKQLEDINDIFSDMEKGDITGRIVMSLNH; from the coding sequence ATGAAAGCGGCTGTCGCAAACCAATTTGGCAACATATTGAAAATAGAAGAGGTGGCCAAACCTCAAATAAGTTCTCATCAAGTCTTAGTCAAAATACATGCTTGTGGTGTATGTCATACGGATTTACATGCTTGTCATGGTGATTGGCCGGTCAAACCAAGCCTACCATTAATCCCAGGACATGAAGGTGTCGGTGAAATTGTTGAAATTGGTGCCAATGTTCAGCATCTCAATATTGGTGACAGGGTCGGCATCCCTTGGTTGTACAGTGCTTGTGGACATTGTGAATACTGTCTTTCAGGAGATGAAAACCTTTGTTTATCTCAACAAAATGCAGGGTATTCTGTTGATGGTGGTTATGCTGAATACTGTGCTGCGCATGCGGATTATGTCATTAAAGTACCTGATGGTTTAAGTTATGTGGACGCTGCCCCTTTGTTTTGTGCTGGCGTGACCACTTATAAAGCCTTAAAAGTTTCCCAGGCTAAGCCAGGAAACTGGGTCGCAATTTTTGGAATTGGTGGGTTAGGGCACTTAGCGGTTCAGTATGCGGCTGCCATGGGATTACGTGTTGTTGCAGTCGATACTGGTGACGCTAAACGTCAATTGGCCACAAAACTCGGTGCTGAGCAGTATTTTGACTTTAAAACAGACAATGTCGTAGATGAAATATTAAACCTTACAGGGGGAGTTCATGCGACGGTATGTACTGCTGTGAGCAAAGCTGGCTTTCGACAAAGTTACGATGTGGTCCGACGAGGAGGAAAATGCGTATTGGTAGGACTACCACCAGAAGACATGCCTTTACCTATTTTTAATACCGTTTTAAATGGTGTTAGTGTGGTGGGGTCCATCGTTGGTACTCGAAAAGACTTAGAAGAGTGTCTTGAATTCGCTGCACGTGGCAAAGTGAAAGCCATTATTGAAGAGAAGCAACTCGAAGACATTAATGACATTTTTTCCGACATGGAAAAAGGCGACATTACAGGGCGGATCGTGATGTCATTAAATCATTAA
- a CDS encoding CBS domain-containing protein gives MKTLTYVSTKDVNELTWPHAADNTNLYSSALTVFTDFTAGGPRVIESNVRADELVTLMRKEHVRMKLVVDSNNHFIGVISLEDLSEDVFIRQVADGYQRSELLVADLMRPKEVLLALSYKSLKNSDIESLLFSQRNNHYQHLLVIDEATKAIRGLVSSNDVARELRLDIDVSFSSFQQVYKIALEEDKKVAQKLRVA, from the coding sequence ATGAAAACACTTACCTATGTTTCAACAAAAGATGTAAATGAATTAACTTGGCCTCACGCGGCAGACAACACTAACTTGTATTCCTCTGCCCTAACAGTGTTTACTGACTTCACTGCAGGTGGACCAAGGGTAATAGAATCAAATGTTCGGGCCGATGAATTAGTGACTTTAATGCGCAAAGAGCATGTACGAATGAAGTTGGTTGTCGATTCAAACAATCATTTTATTGGTGTGATCAGTTTGGAAGACTTGTCTGAAGACGTGTTTATTCGCCAAGTGGCGGATGGTTATCAAAGATCTGAATTACTTGTAGCCGATTTAATGCGCCCAAAAGAAGTGCTTTTGGCTTTGTCCTACAAGTCTTTAAAGAATTCAGATATTGAGTCTCTTTTGTTTAGTCAGCGTAATAATCACTACCAACACTTGCTAGTCATTGACGAAGCAACTAAGGCGATTCGTGGATTGGTTTCATCTAATGATGTGGCTAGAGAATTAAGATTGGACATAGACGTGTCCTTCTCAAGTTTTCAACAGGTCTATAAAATCGCACTAGAAGAGGATAAAAAAGTGGCTCAAAAACTTAGAGTGGCTTAG
- the tusA gene encoding sulfurtransferase TusA, with protein sequence MEHQAELDATGLLCPEPVMMLHAKMREISAKEVLKVTATDPSTTRDIPKFCQFLGHALVKQIQEEDTYYYWIQKKEA encoded by the coding sequence ATGGAACACCAAGCCGAGCTTGATGCGACTGGATTATTGTGCCCTGAACCCGTAATGATGTTGCACGCCAAAATGAGAGAGATCTCTGCAAAAGAGGTACTAAAAGTCACCGCAACAGATCCGTCAACGACTCGAGATATCCCAAAATTTTGTCAATTTCTTGGTCACGCTTTAGTGAAGCAGATTCAGGAAGAAGATACCTATTACTATTGGATTCAAAAGAAAGAGGCCTAA
- a CDS encoding alpha/beta family hydrolase: MTLPFYVAHGAGAGHLSDFLIQLKQSLQNASSTKVTPVTFDYMTQQEATGKRRPPTQFKRLVVEYEHCLLNETACVVAGKSMGGRVATQLSKLDQVKAIVCYGFPFYPPRKPEKHRLSFLENLEKPCLIIQGTRDPLGNLDWVSQQKLPQNVEIHWVNGADHDFKVLKKYNKDQAEVIEEIAQVTSEWLQKKLILSPS; this comes from the coding sequence ATGACACTACCTTTTTATGTGGCTCACGGTGCTGGAGCAGGGCATCTAAGTGACTTTTTGATTCAGCTTAAACAGTCTCTACAGAATGCATCATCGACAAAAGTAACCCCGGTTACCTTTGATTATATGACACAACAAGAGGCCACTGGCAAACGAAGACCGCCGACTCAATTTAAGAGATTGGTAGTAGAATATGAACACTGTCTATTGAATGAAACGGCGTGTGTGGTAGCTGGTAAATCAATGGGAGGGCGTGTTGCGACCCAGTTATCAAAACTTGATCAGGTTAAAGCGATTGTGTGTTATGGTTTTCCATTTTATCCACCTAGAAAGCCAGAAAAGCACCGTTTGTCTTTTTTAGAGAACCTAGAAAAGCCATGTTTGATTATTCAGGGAACTCGAGACCCATTGGGGAATTTGGATTGGGTTAGCCAACAAAAGTTGCCCCAAAATGTAGAAATTCATTGGGTTAATGGCGCTGATCATGACTTCAAAGTTTTAAAGAAATACAATAAGGACCAAGCTGAAGTGATCGAGGAGATTGCTCAGGTTACATCTGAATGGCTACAGAAAAAGCTAATCCTGTCGCCATCCTAA